From the genome of Candidatus Buchananbacteria bacterium, one region includes:
- the cysC gene encoding adenylyl-sulfate kinase, with translation MNQIIWLTGLPCSGKTTIARELAKHINAEILDGDEIRLIIDNQDFSTEGRRKHMLMVAEMAERFSRYTPVIVALVSPIKSVRDEIKKQYPNVVEVFVNCNLKECIRRDVKGLYKKALAGAITNFTGISDPYEPPTDALEIHSDTLNVAESVQLILDNYFAPKKYSMFIGRFQPLHDGHISLIRKVLDEGKQVCVALRHTPIDEKNPYSVTERKEMFRKIFGDTVKIIVIPDIEDICYGREVGWGIREIRLDSHIEAISATAIRAAQNNPDQTS, from the coding sequence ATGAATCAGATTATTTGGCTCACTGGCCTGCCGTGTAGCGGCAAAACCACCATTGCCCGGGAATTGGCCAAGCACATCAATGCAGAAATTCTTGACGGCGACGAAATTCGCTTGATTATTGATAACCAGGATTTTTCAACTGAGGGTCGGCGCAAACACATGTTAATGGTGGCTGAAATGGCCGAACGGTTTAGTCGCTACACCCCGGTGATTGTGGCGCTGGTCAGCCCGATCAAATCAGTCCGCGATGAAATAAAAAAGCAATACCCAAACGTCGTTGAAGTTTTTGTTAATTGCAACCTTAAAGAATGCATTCGCCGTGACGTCAAAGGGTTATACAAAAAAGCTTTAGCTGGTGCCATTACCAACTTCACGGGAATTTCCGACCCCTACGAACCGCCAACTGACGCACTGGAAATTCATTCTGACACTTTGAATGTTGCTGAATCAGTCCAGTTGATTTTAGATAACTATTTTGCTCCCAAAAAATATTCAATGTTTATCGGGCGGTTCCAGCCGCTGCACGATGGTCATATTAGTTTAATCCGCAAAGTGCTGGACGAAGGCAAACAGGTGTGCGTCGCTTTGCGGCACACCCCGATTGACGAAAAAAATCCATACTCGGTAACTGAACGAAAAGAAATGTTTAGAAAAATCTTTGGTGATACCGTTAAAATTATTGTCATCCCCGACATTGAGGATATTTGCTATGGCCGCGAAGTCGGCTGGGGCATCCGCGAAATCAGACTTGATTCGCACATTGAAGCAATTAGCGCGACCGCAATTCGCGCCGCCCAAAACAACCCCGACCAAACTTCATAA
- a CDS encoding ABC-F family ATP-binding cassette domain-containing protein: MAQEVIVRFEDVTFEYEHKKPLLDEASFSVRTGSKITLMGQNGAGKSTIFNLIKGNLKPKSGKVSIAGGATIGSALQVVAREDLDLTVEQYFAKGFEIVPPGLKSNISKVLEVVNLQIPTDRKVGDLSGGQQARLLLASALIQNPDILLLDEPTNNLDQAGIDHLIQFLIMYPKTVIVISHDADFLNCFTDGVIYLDVFTRKLETYVGDYYSVVEEIKNRIEREQKKNAQLEKQIQDRKDKANFFSHKGGKMRKLAKKMRDETEEMEEEKVDVRRDDKTIREFEIPAQDIFGDLVTISSVKIIKNHEPVTREVTRVLGKRSRLLISGPNGIGKSTLLRSLISNQHEGVKILDGVRVGYYSQDFATLDFNQTVFDCLWQARGRDDIDEQKMRSIAAGFLITGELMPRKIGQLSEGQKGLLSFAKLVLMQPGLLVLDEPTNHINFRHIPVIAKAINEYEGALILISHMAEFVKDVHVDDYLDLGKL; this comes from the coding sequence ATGGCTCAGGAAGTAATTGTCCGATTTGAAGACGTCACGTTTGAATATGAACACAAAAAGCCTCTGCTTGACGAGGCTAGTTTTAGCGTGCGCACCGGATCAAAAATTACCCTGATGGGTCAAAACGGTGCCGGCAAGTCAACAATTTTTAATTTGATCAAGGGCAACCTTAAACCAAAAAGCGGCAAAGTTTCAATCGCAGGCGGCGCGACAATCGGTTCGGCGTTGCAAGTTGTTGCCAGAGAAGATCTGGATTTAACGGTTGAACAATATTTTGCCAAAGGTTTTGAGATTGTGCCGCCTGGCCTGAAAAGCAATATCAGTAAGGTTTTGGAAGTTGTCAATCTGCAGATTCCAACTGATCGCAAAGTCGGAGATTTGTCTGGCGGTCAGCAGGCCCGGCTGTTATTGGCATCGGCCTTGATTCAAAACCCAGATATCTTGTTGCTTGATGAGCCGACCAATAATTTGGACCAGGCGGGGATTGATCACTTGATTCAATTTTTGATTATGTATCCTAAAACCGTGATTGTAATTTCCCACGACGCGGACTTTTTGAACTGTTTTACCGATGGTGTTATTTATTTAGACGTTTTTACCAGAAAACTTGAAACCTACGTTGGTGACTACTATTCGGTGGTAGAAGAAATCAAAAACCGAATTGAGCGCGAACAAAAGAAAAATGCGCAACTGGAAAAACAAATTCAAGACCGCAAAGACAAGGCTAACTTTTTTTCTCATAAGGGTGGCAAAATGCGAAAACTTGCCAAAAAGATGCGCGATGAAACTGAAGAAATGGAAGAAGAAAAAGTTGACGTTCGCCGAGACGATAAAACCATTCGCGAATTTGAAATTCCGGCGCAGGATATTTTTGGCGACCTTGTGACTATTTCTTCAGTCAAAATTATTAAAAATCATGAGCCGGTTACACGGGAAGTAACAAGAGTCTTGGGCAAGCGTTCGCGGTTGTTGATTTCTGGTCCAAACGGCATTGGTAAAAGTACCTTGTTGCGGTCGTTAATTTCCAATCAGCACGAGGGTGTAAAAATTTTAGACGGCGTGCGCGTTGGCTACTATAGCCAAGACTTTGCGACGCTGGATTTTAACCAGACGGTATTTGATTGTTTGTGGCAAGCCCGAGGCCGCGACGATATTGATGAACAAAAAATGCGATCAATTGCCGCCGGGTTTTTGATTACCGGTGAACTGATGCCGCGTAAAATCGGCCAACTGTCTGAAGGCCAAAAAGGCTTATTATCGTTTGCCAAGTTGGTATTGATGCAACCAGGGCTTTTGGTTTTAGACGAGCCGACCAACCATATCAACTTCCGCCATATTCCGGTGATCGCCAAAGCGATTAATGAATACGAGGGCGCATTGATTTTGATTTCGCACATGGCCGAATTTGTTAAAGATGTCCATGTTGACGATTATTTGGATTTAGGCAAGCTTTAA
- a CDS encoding YdcF family protein — translation MNEIEKLAKIIWDYHHLHQPLAKADAILALGSHDIRVAEYAADLFLKNYAPTMIFSGGLGKLTKDWTKTEAEIFSDVAIQKGVPAKEVLLETKSSNTGENILFTKQLLENKNLKFKKIIVVHKPYMERRTYATFKKVWPDQEIIVSSPDISFENYLDHARSRQETISVMVRDLEKIKTYAELGFQIEQEIPKEVWAAYVALVESGWIINLG, via the coding sequence ATGAACGAAATTGAAAAATTAGCCAAAATTATTTGGGATTATCATCACCTGCACCAGCCGTTGGCAAAAGCCGACGCCATTTTGGCTTTGGGCAGCCATGACATCCGTGTTGCTGAATATGCGGCTGATTTATTTTTGAAAAATTATGCGCCAACTATGATTTTTAGCGGTGGGTTGGGAAAGTTGACAAAAGATTGGACCAAAACCGAAGCGGAAATTTTTTCTGACGTTGCCATTCAAAAAGGGGTACCAGCTAAAGAGGTGTTATTGGAAACAAAATCAAGCAACACCGGCGAAAATATTCTATTTACTAAACAGTTGTTGGAAAATAAAAATTTAAAATTTAAAAAAATCATTGTCGTTCATAAACCGTATATGGAGCGCCGGACATATGCCACTTTCAAAAAGGTCTGGCCCGACCAAGAAATCATCGTGTCATCACCAGATATTAGCTTTGAAAACTACTTAGATCACGCCCGAAGCCGGCAGGAAACTATCAGCGTAATGGTCCGTGATTTGGAAAAAATCAAAACCTATGCCGAACTTGGCTTTCAGATTGAACAAGAAATTCCCAAAGAGGTTTGGGCGGCGTATGTTGCCCTAGTCGAAAGCGGCTGGATCATCAATCTTGGCTAA
- a CDS encoding YdeI/OmpD-associated family protein, which yields MTKQEISSGTIHKLPTDFKKAITSDPKVFLIWQDITPLARNEWICWVTSGKKAETRNIRIDKALSKMRGGMRRPCCWAGCPHR from the coding sequence ATGACTAAGCAAGAAATCTCTTCGGGCACAATTCATAAACTGCCAACTGATTTTAAAAAAGCGATTACTTCCGACCCAAAAGTGTTTTTAATCTGGCAAGACATCACACCACTCGCACGCAACGAATGGATTTGTTGGGTTACTTCCGGCAAAAAAGCGGAAACCAGAAACATTCGAATAGACAAGGCCCTTTCCAAGATGCGGGGTGGTATGCGACGACCTTGCTGTTGGGCTGGCTGTCCTCATCGCTAA
- a CDS encoding ABC transporter ATP-binding protein → MIKTNTKKTFRYYFKAARNHVALGLVMFGSIIAARVIDLITPLYLRDFFNVLSGSSPTEAVVKTLIDILIIISVLKFVEWLIWRVANHADSTFTSRVAFDLGNMCFAYLHKHSFAYFNNNFVGSMVKRVKWFVKAFETITDRFAWSLFPLFVDIAVISGVLFYTNFWLGFGVFAWTVLFLAINWAFTKYKLKYDIARSEAETVTTRVLADTITNSANVKLFNGYQREVKLFSQVLKDFTDKRLWAWTLGNIIEAVQGFLMTILEVGIMFLAVWLWQQGKITIGDFILIQTYLISIFMRTWEFGRVVRTIYENLADAEEMTVVLETPHEIIDVPGAKKIKINRGEIKFQNVSFNYHETRKLLVKLNLTVAPGERLALVGPSGAGKTTITKLLLRMHDLTGGVITIDGQDISKVTQESLWANVSLVPQEPVLFHRTLMENIRYGKPNATDKEVMASAKAANCHDFITRFPDGYNTYVGERGVKLSGGERQRVAIARAILRNAPILVLDEATSSLDSASERLIQEALDKLMKDKTVIVIAHRLSTIRKMDRVIVMDRKGIVEEGTHDELTAKKDGLYQKLWQLQAGGFI, encoded by the coding sequence ATGATTAAAACAAACACGAAAAAAACTTTTAGATACTATTTTAAAGCCGCCCGAAACCATGTCGCGCTCGGGCTGGTTATGTTTGGTTCAATTATCGCTGCCCGGGTGATTGATCTGATTACGCCGCTTTATTTGCGGGACTTTTTTAACGTCTTGTCGGGCAGTAGTCCGACTGAGGCCGTGGTTAAAACTCTGATTGATATTTTGATTATTATTTCGGTTTTGAAGTTTGTGGAATGGCTGATTTGGCGTGTTGCCAATCATGCCGACAGTACCTTTACTTCACGGGTAGCGTTTGATTTAGGTAACATGTGTTTTGCCTATTTGCATAAGCACTCTTTTGCGTATTTCAATAATAATTTTGTCGGCTCAATGGTGAAGCGCGTCAAGTGGTTTGTCAAAGCTTTTGAAACAATTACCGACCGGTTCGCCTGGAGCCTATTCCCGCTGTTTGTTGATATTGCAGTGATTTCCGGCGTGTTGTTTTATACCAATTTTTGGCTTGGTTTCGGGGTTTTTGCCTGGACGGTGCTTTTTTTGGCCATCAACTGGGCGTTTACTAAATATAAATTGAAATACGACATTGCCCGAAGCGAGGCGGAAACAGTAACAACCAGGGTGTTAGCCGATACGATTACTAATAGCGCCAACGTGAAACTGTTTAATGGTTACCAGCGCGAGGTCAAGCTTTTCTCGCAGGTGCTTAAGGATTTCACCGATAAACGCCTCTGGGCGTGGACGCTGGGTAATATTATTGAGGCGGTGCAGGGCTTTTTGATGACCATATTGGAAGTTGGCATTATGTTTTTGGCGGTGTGGTTGTGGCAGCAGGGCAAGATTACGATTGGCGACTTTATCTTAATCCAGACCTATTTGATTTCAATTTTCATGCGAACCTGGGAGTTTGGCCGGGTAGTGCGAACGATCTATGAAAACTTGGCAGACGCCGAAGAAATGACGGTGGTGCTAGAAACGCCGCACGAAATTATAGACGTGCCCGGCGCTAAAAAAATCAAGATTAATCGCGGTGAAATTAAGTTTCAGAATGTCAGTTTCAATTACCACGAAACCCGAAAATTGCTGGTGAAATTAAACCTTACTGTTGCACCCGGCGAGCGTCTGGCGTTAGTTGGGCCGTCTGGTGCGGGCAAAACAACTATCACCAAATTATTGTTGCGGATGCATGACTTAACCGGCGGTGTTATCACGATTGATGGCCAGGACATTTCCAAGGTTACCCAGGAAAGTTTATGGGCAAATGTTAGTTTGGTGCCGCAAGAACCCGTGTTATTTCATCGGACGTTAATGGAAAATATCCGATATGGCAAACCAAACGCCACGGATAAAGAAGTTATGGCTTCAGCCAAAGCGGCCAACTGTCATGATTTTATCACCCGGTTTCCGGATGGTTACAATACGTATGTTGGCGAGCGGGGAGTAAAGCTTTCCGGCGGCGAACGCCAGCGCGTAGCAATCGCCCGGGCGATTTTGCGTAATGCGCCAATTTTAGTCTTAGATGAGGCAACTTCAAGTCTGGATTCAGCATCAGAACGCTTGATTCAAGAAGCACTTGATAAGCTGATGAAAGACAAGACGGTCATTGTAATTGCACACCGGCTTTCAACGATTCGCAAAATGGATCGCGTGATTGTTATGGACCGTAAAGGTATTGTGGAAGAGGGAACTCACGATGAATTAACCGCCAAAAAAGACGGGCTTTATCAAAAATTGTGGCAACTTCAGGCCGGGGGGTTTATCTAA
- a CDS encoding SRPBCC domain-containing protein codes for MKKLQFTIEIKASKEKVWSTMLEDKTYRQWAATFSPGSYYKGDWSKGSKMHFLGPNPQTGEEGGMVSEVLENRPHEFISLGHIGFVQNGKEDTVSEEAKKWTSAFENYTFNEKNGATELVVDLNVTDELAEEFEKMWPDALQKLKELSEIK; via the coding sequence ATGAAAAAACTTCAATTTACAATTGAAATAAAAGCTTCTAAAGAAAAAGTGTGGAGCACTATGCTTGAGGATAAAACCTATCGGCAGTGGGCAGCCACATTTAGTCCAGGCTCCTACTATAAAGGAGATTGGAGTAAGGGGTCTAAGATGCATTTCCTTGGGCCAAACCCACAAACAGGGGAAGAGGGTGGCATGGTGAGTGAAGTTTTAGAAAATAGGCCACATGAATTTATTTCTCTTGGGCACATTGGTTTTGTGCAAAACGGAAAAGAAGACACCGTTAGTGAAGAAGCCAAAAAATGGACCTCGGCGTTTGAAAATTATACTTTTAATGAAAAGAATGGTGCAACCGAACTTGTGGTAGACTTGAATGTTACGGATGAATTAGCGGAAGAGTTTGAGAAAATGTGGCCTGATGCTTTACAAAAGTTAAAGGAGCTTTCGGAAATCAAATAA
- the queA gene encoding tRNA preQ1(34) S-adenosylmethionine ribosyltransferase-isomerase QueA, which produces MFETILKKYDYQIPKDLIAQKPVTPRDAARLLVYEKLTKKIVDSTFKNLADFIPTNAVLVFNETKVIPARVETVKANGVKVIVSYVERKGKLIKVMLNKNVKVGDKLFLTRKTYFTVKKVDDKFFWLSCSFVLSGLNDIFEKYGRAPLPPYIDASPLSVKQARAEYQTVFAKTPGSIAAPTASLHFTKSLLRKLKAKGVTLQYVTLHVGLGTFALLTDENFKRNKLHEEWYSIDHQTANILAKAKAQNRPIIAVGTTVVRTLESAFNQRGKITKPKGSTALFIREGYKFKVVNALITNFHVPKSSLLMLVCAFGKRSEILKLYQHAIKKRYRLFSFGDGMLIK; this is translated from the coding sequence ATGTTTGAAACCATCCTCAAAAAATACGATTATCAAATCCCTAAAGATTTGATTGCTCAAAAACCTGTTACGCCACGCGATGCCGCGCGGCTTTTGGTGTATGAAAAATTAACCAAAAAGATTGTTGACTCAACTTTTAAAAATTTAGCTGATTTTATTCCCACCAATGCAGTGCTTGTTTTTAATGAAACTAAAGTAATTCCAGCGCGAGTTGAAACTGTGAAAGCTAACGGCGTAAAGGTTATTGTTTCGTATGTTGAACGCAAGGGAAAATTAATTAAAGTGATGTTGAATAAAAATGTTAAGGTTGGCGACAAGCTTTTTTTGACTAGGAAAACTTATTTTACTGTTAAAAAAGTTGATGATAAATTTTTCTGGCTCAGTTGTTCGTTTGTGCTGTCTGGGCTGAATGATATTTTTGAAAAATATGGCCGAGCGCCGTTGCCGCCGTATATTGACGCGTCACCACTGAGCGTCAAACAGGCACGGGCAGAATACCAAACGGTTTTTGCCAAAACACCCGGTTCCATTGCGGCGCCGACAGCGTCGCTTCATTTTACTAAATCCCTTCTGCGGAAGTTGAAAGCAAAAGGCGTTACGTTGCAGTATGTCACATTGCATGTCGGTTTGGGAACTTTTGCCTTGTTAACGGACGAAAATTTCAAGCGAAACAAACTCCACGAGGAGTGGTATTCAATCGATCATCAGACTGCTAACATTTTAGCAAAAGCCAAAGCTCAAAATCGGCCGATTATCGCGGTTGGAACCACCGTGGTTCGCACCCTTGAATCAGCTTTTAATCAACGTGGTAAAATTACTAAACCTAAGGGTTCTACGGCCCTGTTTATCCGCGAGGGCTACAAATTTAAGGTCGTTAATGCTTTGATTACCAATTTTCATGTGCCTAAGTCTAGCTTGTTAATGTTGGTCTGTGCCTTTGGTAAAAGATCAGAAATCTTAAAGCTATATCAGCACGCTATTAAGAAACGCTATCGGCTGTTTTCTTTTGGTGACGGTATGCTGATCAAATAA
- a CDS encoding AAA family ATPase, whose product MRLISIEIKNYRSICGSAAFNIGDFLLLVGPNNSGKSTVLNALDLFFNDAPYDSDLDYPQQLQKGGRGYRASTKIKLRFEKDKTKKLLTRKLGYHFRKVRGHDNLVLDVEIEYPRNFNEIQKRKICITSKRGKLTSFVGEKSKANELFEAVRNNVKFAKISAIRLKDTEIEKTILLEFLKLSLQGARKYIKAYNNFWSILHKKFKDSEDLIGSVLHEFNFDNNEKVEFIFNQEHFIELMGQTINLHLINKDDIKTNFKYQGTGLQSIILITLIKFVANQLGTKPIVILGIEEPEIFLHPGAQRAIFNYIKNDETQSIISTHSSVVVNELGPEDYKNVVKMWKEGSDCKSTQISVTSRLLYDIYDKTDVVGSELFFSDKAILVEGLTDYRIIKKTLRGRKHFSTVIIPYGGYSRIFDYYKVISQFNIPLIISFDGDVMSRKDSCESLENQLIQMKQLNKVGFNKFIKYYKKNFKSQGDSSKIFKYSKKHFKTNGFLIFKDSIEQALVSQENVDEIIKWFLQEGVKFFNLDQKNKQDLNNFKLLDRITKVEKMKGFVKRSDIKKTFILERLYDMLASKKILPATFLQSIDLIIQSSIEP is encoded by the coding sequence ATGAGACTTATTTCCATAGAGATAAAAAATTATAGAAGTATATGCGGTTCAGCTGCTTTCAATATAGGAGATTTTCTTCTTCTCGTAGGGCCAAATAATTCTGGCAAATCTACCGTACTAAATGCACTTGATCTATTTTTTAATGATGCGCCATACGATTCTGATTTAGATTATCCTCAACAGTTACAGAAAGGCGGGCGTGGCTACAGGGCTTCCACTAAGATTAAGCTCAGATTCGAAAAAGATAAAACAAAAAAATTACTCACTAGAAAATTAGGCTATCATTTTCGGAAAGTACGAGGGCACGACAATTTGGTATTGGATGTTGAGATTGAATATCCTAGAAATTTTAATGAAATTCAAAAAAGAAAAATTTGCATAACATCTAAACGCGGAAAGCTGACGTCCTTTGTCGGGGAAAAGTCAAAAGCCAATGAATTATTTGAGGCCGTTAGAAATAACGTTAAATTTGCAAAGATATCAGCAATAAGACTTAAAGATACTGAAATTGAAAAAACCATTCTTTTAGAATTTTTGAAACTAAGCCTTCAAGGAGCTCGGAAATATATCAAAGCATACAATAATTTTTGGTCAATACTTCATAAAAAATTTAAAGACTCAGAAGATTTAATAGGGTCTGTCTTGCATGAATTTAATTTTGATAACAATGAAAAAGTTGAATTTATTTTTAACCAAGAGCATTTTATTGAACTCATGGGCCAAACCATTAATCTTCATCTTATAAACAAAGATGATATAAAAACTAATTTTAAATATCAAGGAACCGGACTACAAAGTATTATTTTAATAACGCTGATCAAATTTGTTGCCAATCAGCTTGGCACTAAGCCAATTGTTATATTGGGGATTGAGGAGCCGGAAATATTTTTGCACCCCGGTGCTCAACGCGCAATTTTTAACTACATTAAAAATGACGAAACCCAATCAATAATCAGCACACATTCATCGGTAGTGGTGAACGAGCTTGGACCTGAAGACTATAAGAATGTAGTAAAGATGTGGAAAGAAGGAAGTGATTGTAAAAGCACTCAAATATCTGTTACATCACGCCTATTGTACGATATTTATGATAAAACTGACGTAGTTGGGTCAGAGTTGTTTTTTTCAGATAAGGCAATTTTAGTTGAGGGGCTTACGGACTATAGAATTATTAAAAAAACCCTGAGAGGGAGAAAACACTTTTCTACGGTTATCATTCCCTATGGTGGCTACTCAAGGATTTTTGATTATTACAAAGTCATAAGCCAATTTAACATCCCACTCATTATCAGTTTTGATGGAGATGTTATGTCACGGAAAGATTCTTGTGAATCCCTGGAAAATCAGTTAATACAAATGAAACAGTTAAACAAGGTGGGGTTTAATAAATTTATTAAATACTATAAAAAAAATTTTAAGTCTCAAGGTGATTCATCAAAAATATTCAAATATTCCAAAAAACATTTCAAGACCAACGGTTTTTTAATATTTAAAGATTCTATCGAACAAGCCCTAGTTTCTCAGGAAAATGTTGATGAAATAATAAAATGGTTTTTGCAGGAAGGAGTAAAATTTTTCAATCTTGATCAGAAAAATAAACAAGATTTAAACAATTTTAAACTTCTTGACAGAATAACAAAAGTGGAAAAAATGAAAGGGTTTGTAAAAAGAAGTGATATAAAAAAGACTTTTATATTGGAGCGACTTTATGATATGTTAGCGAGTAAAAAAATTTTGCCGGCGACATTTTTGCAATCTATTGATTTAATAATTCAATCAAGCATTGAACCGTAA